CGTTTGCAGTATGAGCATAGGAGTGACACCTGTTAATATCAATTCTGTCCCCATCATATTCAATACATTAAAAAGCTTCAGCAAACTTGCAACCTCATCTTTTTCTACCTTAATCAGTCCTGACAGGTCCACTATGATGGCATGATTTTTAATAGTGGAAGCATAGGCAGAAACGGAATTCATGAGTTCTTCGGATCTTTTGTTGCTAAGCTCTCCTATTAACGGAAGAACGGAAAGATTGTCACTGATGGGAACAATTGGAGTGGAAAGCTCAGTAATTCTTTCAAGGTATTCTTTTTGTTTTGTTACATTCTTTTGAATACCGATAAAATAAGTTTTATGTTCACTTTCCACAAAGGCAGGTTCGATATGTAATTCGTTCCAAAAGGAGGAGCCGTCTTTCCTGTAATTCATAATGTCAGTGAGGATTGGCTTATTTTCTTTCAGCGCCATTTTAATCCTCCCAACCGTCTCATAACTTGTATTCCTGCCTTGAAGAAAACGGCAGTTTTTTCCCAGAACCTCTTCATAGGAATAGCCTGTCATCTCTGCAAATCCTTTATTTACATAAATGAGCGGATTATCCGGCAGGGACGGATCAGTTATGGTAATTCCAACATGAGTAGAATCCAGTGTCTTTTTAAATAATTCATCACTCAGCATCTTATTCGTCAAAAAGGTTCCTCCCGGTCAATTTTCTATAAGAATTATTCCCTTTTTCAAAAGCTCTAAACTTTCTCTATCTAACATGATTTACTGAATAAAAACCTTCGGTGCACTTGTTTTTGCTTCAGGATGTACTCTCTTTAGTGGTGCATATGCTTTTTCTTTCCCAGTTACGGAAACCGGCGGAGTCTTATTGGAATCCTGCTCCTCCTGCATTTTCACACCCTTTGCACTCAAGCGGAGGTTCTTTGAATAGAGTGCCGCAATTTGACCATTAAAAAAGCCTGGAGTTTGCCTCCAGGCTTTTTCGGAAGTAATGGTTTATTTAGCTGCTTTTTGAAGTTTGTGAATGACACCGAGAGAGCGTCCGGTTCCAATTGCGACTGATTCAAGCGGGTTTGGTGCCAGATGGACAGGCACCACAATTTCTTTACTCAGCCAATCCTGCATGCCGTTCAGAAGCGCTCCTCCTCCAGTAAGAATGACTCCGCGGTCCACAATATCCCCGCTGAGCTCCGGCGGGCAATCTTCTAATGTTGCACGGATTGCTTCAAGAATATGAGAAAGCGATTCTTTCATCGCCTGCTGAATTTCATTAGAACGAAGCTGGATGGTTTTAGGGAGTCCGGTTACTAAATCACGTCCGCGTACATCCATTGTCAATTCTTCGTGATCGACCAATGCATATCCAATTTCTATTTTAATTTGTTCAGCAGTCCGTTCTCCTACAAGAAGATTATATTTTTTTCGGACATATGTAACAATATCCTCGTCAAGCTGATCTCCGCCAATTCGGATGGAGTGGCAGGAAACTACTCCTCCAAAGGAAATAATGGCGACTTCCGTCGTTCCTCCGCCAATGTCCACTACAACGTTTGCTACCGGTTCTGCTACAGGCAGGTCCGCCCCAATGGCTGCAGCTACAGGTTCCTCAATTAAGTGCACATGCTTTGCACCGCAGTTTTTAACTGCATCATGGATGGCACGGCGTTCAACCGATGTAGATCCTGAAGGTGTACAAACGACAACACTTGGTTTTCTAATGGAGAATCCAAGCTGCTTGCCTGCTTTTTTCATAATTTGTTTCAGCATTTCAGTGGTTACATCGTAGTCCGCTATTACGCCATCTTTCAGCGGACGGATTGCCACGATCTTACCTGGTGTTTTTCCAATCATGCTTTTCGCTTCAGCACCGACAGCGAG
The Metabacillus sp. FJAT-52054 genome window above contains:
- the mreBH gene encoding rod-share determining protein MreBH; the encoded protein is MFSNTEIGIDLGTANILVYTKNKGIVLNEPSVVAIDTETKTVLAVGAEAKSMIGKTPGKIVAIRPLKDGVIADYDVTTEMLKQIMKKAGKQLGFSIRKPSVVVCTPSGSTSVERRAIHDAVKNCGAKHVHLIEEPVAAAIGADLPVAEPVANVVVDIGGGTTEVAIISFGGVVSCHSIRIGGDQLDEDIVTYVRKKYNLLVGERTAEQIKIEIGYALVDHEELTMDVRGRDLVTGLPKTIQLRSNEIQQAMKESLSHILEAIRATLEDCPPELSGDIVDRGVILTGGGALLNGMQDWLSKEIVVPVHLAPNPLESVAIGTGRSLGVIHKLQKAAK
- a CDS encoding STAS domain-containing protein — encoded protein: MTNKMLSDELFKKTLDSTHVGITITDPSLPDNPLIYVNKGFAEMTGYSYEEVLGKNCRFLQGRNTSYETVGRIKMALKENKPILTDIMNYRKDGSSFWNELHIEPAFVESEHKTYFIGIQKNVTKQKEYLERITELSTPIVPISDNLSVLPLIGELSNKRSEELMNSVSAYASTIKNHAIIVDLSGLIKVEKDEVASLLKLFNVLNMMGTELILTGVTPMLILQTSTELIEELSIIRTYMNVKQAIDAFN